Within the Malus sylvestris chromosome 4, drMalSylv7.2, whole genome shotgun sequence genome, the region ATTTCAAGCAAAAGGTGTGGAGAGACCGAAGAAACAGAaagaagcagaaaagaaaagagaacagAAATAAGATAAGAGGAAGGAGTGCAAGACAGAGGGGACTGACGCAGCAAAAGGCAGTGGGAGGGACACGAAATAAAGAAAGGAAAGGTGGAGAAGAAAGACTGAgcagaaaacataaaataaaaggagGGATTGGCAGGACggtagaaagaaaacaaaagaaaagaaaaaaataaataaatagaaagagGGATAGCACGGCAGGGAACATAGGTGGAGTGCGCAACGCAGGCGCAGAAAAAGGAGAGATTGATGAGGGCGAAacgaaaaagaataaaagaagaaaggaaggtCAGAAACGGGGAGAGCGCAACACTgcgcaaaaacagaaaaaaacgAATAGGCGcagggagagaaggagagacTGACGGAAGGCAGCAGGCGCAGAGAACTAGGCACAGAAGCAGAGGGCAGTGCGCAGAGCAGAGGAAGTCAGGAGCAATGGAGATCTCGTCTTGTTAAAacgggtgttttctttcttgttatttgttttatggataatttcttatgtatgaacataattatgtgtaactaatttattatgctagagtgaggccatgagccACAACATGAATACgtagttttatttttcaattgcttaagtgttgttatatgcttgctttgatattttcaatcactgaattaaactatctatgtaccttgatgcttgatcaccattaggatgcttagaaaagttatcggatgcaattttgaacgaatgtcacgttaaaattggttgtgcttcttgtgattgaaaATTATActctcctaaggtaaatatcatgctcttagggattatatggtttaacaaaaggattttcacaaagattaatgaatcactcatgtttatatttaatccaaatgtcatggataagttgcatgtggtggtatgcgttttagcttgaatgtcacaagtaaaacatacacaaggaaaatccaaccttcaaagcatgtgtgttttcaattatttaagcaattggaatagctacgtaggagtgttgttggtaaaggttgaactctagcatattgtcaatctatttttcttcaatcatttattttatcttgaattaccttatttacttgttttgtttaagtTGAATTATTATTCCTATAAACCAAATCCCATTTTAGATATTGGTTCAAGTCACATCCAGTAATATTTAGTTTCGTCAAATTAGTGTAATTCTTAaagttaaataagttaaatacacaaaaactcgtaaattgtttatatcagtccctgaggagatcgaccttgcttgagccattctatactacaaacacttgtactcttgcaagaattttctatggtttaaccctttgttttacaagtggtaaaatcGCTATCATTAGCGAATCAGATTAAGAGGCTTTACCTTTCTGATATAGATTAATCATTGTGTTCCCACTAAATCGACCTAATTTCgagtaaaaaaaaagggaaagaaattaAGTAAAGAAGATGCAACCTAATAATTTGGAGGGGGAGAGCCGCATAAacggatgaggatcctctctctgGATCATCTTTTACATCTTAATCATTCATCGTACATTTTGTAACTAGATTTCATTAGGtgctatttatgtttaattttatatttacaattcaaaataattttttactgtacAATATacaatgtacaatgaacggtTAAAATGTAAAAATCTTTAAAATTCTCCCAATTTGAATGCGGATAGGATCCAAATCCCGCATAAACATGTTGTAAAATGTTGTAATGTGTTGTCGTGGGATAACTCACGAATATGTTGGAGAGGAAGTTTTAATGTTTGGAAGTGGACCCCTTGCCAGCTGTTTGACGTGAGAGCCATGCTTTTATAATCTATGGACTATATCGGATTATCTAATTAATTGCTTCATCAACAAGTAACCCTATTTGTATGCTACCTCACTCTCTCTGTACGTATAATGTGCTCGGTAATTGCTAGGGGTGGAAAGAAACCGAAAACCCGAAACCGACCCGGTTCGTATTGAAACTGAatcgaaaaaaatatataatacagAAAATCTCTACCTATATGCATAATTCTTTTTATAAGCATCAAATCTTACTTATCATATCACTCTCCATTGTAAACGGCTCATGTAATTAAGGACCTGGATTATCTGCCCTCCCCCATCCCATACCCTTCCCATCCCCTCTTATTTCTGTGGTCAAggttaagtcatgtcaacattttatattcccattgttttttgtattattatttctataaaataatcaatataaaatgttgacgtgacttaaccatgaccacaaaAATAGGAGGGGATAGGAAGAGTATGAGATGGGAggggcagacaatccaggtcCTGTAATTAAACCCGTAACTAGTAACCAcgtaaaccctaaaccaaaatataatattaaaaaaaaacctacttATCCTAGAGCTTAGTTTAGTTATGGAGAAGTAGAAGCACTTCCAAGTTCTTTTCCGAAAACACTtggaattattaaaaaaaaaagttgaaacggATGAGGAGGGAAATTCAAACTTGGTGTAGAGAAAAAATACAGAGTTTTAGCCAACTTGTCAAAGCTCATGTCTGTATACCCGCGATGCTATTAAATCGCAACTTTAGGACTTTTTATTAATAATAGTGCCAGAAAGGGGATCTTTTCACTTTTAGAATTTAACTAGCTTTCTTACCAGTTACAGCTGAAGAGCTAAATCAGTATACTGACTACCGAGTACCCACTGATGATTGGTTTTGGTTATCACCATAAAGCTGCTGATTTCTCATCTCTCTCTGATAGTTTTATCTCGGCTGGGAAGACCATCAGCTCTGCACCTGAACCTTTCTGCAAGCTTAATCTATCTTGTCCTGAAGAATTTATCCTACCAAGTTGGGCTCTCAAATATGGCAGATCAAATGTGAACTGTTGAGCCAGCATTGGCCTGCCTTGGTCGGGTTTCGACGCTTGGGTTGCCTCAGAGTTTGTCTGATCATCATCTCCTCTCAAATGCAATGAACTCAGTTTGTTCTTAGTTTTGCTAAAACTAGCAAATCCCATGTCGTTCCTCAACCTTGGGTCCAAGAAATTTGACTGAGAACTATAATCTGAAGGCTGCTTCAAGGGTTGTGCTTGATTAACCGACTTCCATTGGTTCAGTATCATTGGTGTCGAGTTGTTGCCTGTGTTTTTGAAGCCGGAAACTGAGCAACTGTTGTCTGCAAGTCCAGCATGATGAGATTTCAAGGAAGAAGAGTTCAGATGAATTTCATTGCATTGGACTTTCCCTCCAACTGTAGGACCTTGGATGCCCATTTCATCACCTAAAGATCCCTTTTTTCCAGTGATTTTCGTAGTTAAAGGATGCTCATTAAGTTTGTCCTGGAAATTATGACTTGGTGGTGAAGTAAACACAGTGCTCAGAGGACTAGGTGCCAATTGGGAAGAGGTGGATGCCAAAGGAGCTTGACTTTTATGCATTTCGGAACATCCAAGTAACTTCTTTCTAGCAATCTTCTGAGCTGTTGGTCCTAAATCTTTAACATATAACATCAAGCTTTCAGTGTAACCAATGTCTTGATGAGTCACCTACACCAAAAAATGACTTGTTCTCATGGCGGATTTCATGACATCCATCATCGGAAAACACAAATGAAAATCTGATTCAGTTTTCTTAGCCTTGCAGGAAATATGTGCTGTCTATAACACTTGTGCGTAACGCAAACACAAGAAAAGAATACTTACAAGCTCAAGTTgttttaatttactaattacTGTCAGACTTGTCGACTCATCCTCATCAAGGAAGGATGTCCAAGGTCTATATGTGCTGCGCGGATCTCCTTCGAACGATCTAGATCTTCTACCATCGTGAGTACCTGTTATTAACAAACACAAGATTCAAGGTTCTCAAGTTTTAACTTTGTAGACTTTGTAATTACAAAGTTAGCATTAAAGCATTACATCTAGTTTGCATGTTACCAGAAAGAACTCTGTGCTCTCTTGCATCAATATAACTGGAACACCCAATCTTTACTTGACTTCTCCTGAAATTTCATGAACTCCTAAGTGAGCAAGGCATAGATTTCAACGTTTCTCCAAGTTTCATGGAAAGGGATTTGGTAgttttttaacaactttaaGATATGAGCTAGAAGCTGACCTGCCAGCTTCACCTTGAGCTTTCCTACCACTTCTTTGTCTTGTTTCTGAGAATTCTAGTTCAAAGTTGTTGGGAGAGGTTTTCAAAACATGAAATACCTTCTTCGCTAGTTCGTGAATGGCACGAGCCTGTAAAAACCAAGTGGTTTTATTCTGTCGTGGACTATAGTAAGATTTTCTAGTTGGAGAATTCAGAGTAAACTTTCCAAAAGTTTTCAAGAGGTCCAATTAGCATACCTGTCTAAAATAAATGGTAGCTGTAGAATTAAAATGCATTGCATTTTCTGTTATTAAGAATGCATCATGCTGCAAACAGTTCACTAATTATCAGTTAGATGATAAATCAGATGTCACATTAGATAATATTCAAATTCCAAACAGTCTAAATAGCCAAATGTATAGCTTTTGATAATTGCTGAACCAATTTAGGGTAAGTTGTCCCCAAAATCGTTATGAACTTGTCTAAATTAGCTTCTTATTTGAACTTTTTCTGCCTTATGGTGAAAAAGTAAACTACATTTAAAGCAGAAATAGTTTTTGAGAAAGGTTACCTCAAATTGTTCAAGATTCTTATACATTCCTTCATGAAGTTTAGCCCTCATGGTCCCGAAATCCATAGGCTCTTCGATGATTTCATAGTAACCCTCAACCTTGTAAAAAAgtagaaaacaatagaaaacaATAACTGAAAAGAGAAGGAAACGTTCACCTTATGAGATGACAATGTAAAAACAAGATATGCACCTCATTCGGGTCAACTGGTTCAGCAAATATCTCATAGGTATCTTTCCTGCAATTTTCAAACACTATCAACGATTCAACATAAGGAAGAAAATTTATAGCAAAGGTATTTGAAATGTATATATGACAAAATTAAACCTTTGTAATTTGTCAAGGATAAGCTCAAGTATTCGTTTTTCCGGCAACCATTTTGCAGATTCAGTCGATGGTTGATCTAATACAAGCACAAAGTCAGAACGAAGTtcatttttgttggaaaatcATATAGTACAGAAAATGTACAGTGAGACTTGTCAAGGAAGAAATTAATGAGGTTAACCAGTAGAGGCAGCATGAACTCCAGGCTTTAGGCTATCTTTATCCTGCACAACCTGTTGATCTGatacaaaaaaacaaatagaCTGCAAATTCAACAGCAGCATTTCATTGAAATACAAGAGCAGGTAATTTAATCGGCAAAAAAGACTCACCAGTACTCGTTTGATGACCACCGTCGCCATTTTCCACTCGACCCTGCACAACGCATTTTAAAATGGGAATTTGGAACTTTAGTGCAAACAACAGAAAGGGAATTGGGGGACTTGATTTAATATCCCGGGATTAATAAGTTAACCAAACAACGGCAAGTAAACCAGACTTACTAGTCCAATTTAATTGAAATAGTTACGAGTCACCAAACGAGAATATTGTCACATCCTATCCCACAACAGTACTAAAATTTGAAACCGAGTGCAAACAACATAATGTTAATATGATATACGAAAACCCCAACATTTATAAGTTCACCGAACAGCAACGAGTACACTATAGTCCAATCTAACTGAAATAATCGGGTCCAGGACGAGCCATCAAACGAGATGTGACAATACAATAGTGTCACAAAGGGAAACAGAAAACAAGAAGCAACTTTCCTGATCCAGTGGGGAAGAAGGTGCAGTGGCAGCTACTTCATCAACAGGTCTGagttttctcttctttctgtcCCTTGTCCAGAAAGCAGGTCCCTTATCCTTCCCCACCTGGCTCTTCAACCGCTGCTGTGTACAAATACGACTACCAGCATTAGCAGTCGCAGTAGGACCAGTCGCACCCACAAGCCTCGGCAGCTGATCAGCCTTACATGCTTCCAAAGCAGATAATCTGGGGCTCCTCCTGTGGCCCTCCACCTTCCATTTTAACTTGTCCAATTTTCTACTGCGCAAACAGTTCATAAACAATTACCAAAACCCACAGAAAAAAGAAACCCACATTGTTAAAGTTGAAAACTTTCAGACCAAAAAAAGACAAAGATGAGAACTTTCGGACATCCTCGTACGTTTTTGCACACAGGAACAAAAACCCACCTAGACATTTTCACAAACAACAAATGTATCAGCTTTGCCGGGGTTTCGGGGGGTTTAGCTTTTACCAGGTGGCTTCTGTGTTTCGTGTTGGTTTATAAAACAGAGGAAGGAAGAGGAGGTGAAATATGCAGGTGAAAAATGTGAGATCAGAAGGACGATCATGAGAGATTACAGTTTTGCAGAGGGTTGTTGTTTCTTTGTATGAGAGATATGTGAATATTCTGGTTAAGGTAAAATTGTTAAAACCCCAAATGTGTGTTTCTATTTGGTGCCTATTTTGTTCCATACCAGGCTCCCCCAGCATTATCCTAAAACGATGGATACAATTATTATTTTCCTGATTTTCTTTGTAATGTAATAATAACTGAAAGTTAGTGATTTTCACTCTCTTATTGGTTGGAGATGCGACCACCTCATGTcggaaaattaacaaaattaaattcgATTTAACTTTTAATTATACTGAAGCTTTTTGTGATAATAGTAATACTCCAACAATTTTTATGTTGACACGCTAAACTctttttatctttgtttaaaaaTTGTAAGTCTTTTATTTGGAGTCCAGTAACTGAAACAAAATGTCAAAATCTATACCTAATTGATGGAGGGAGAGGggcatttttcaattttatcttaattcaATAGTCAATACAGTATGAAGAATAACTACTTAGCACTACGGCTTAGAGATATTCAACTTCACTCGTAAGTGAGAGATATTAGGTTTGATTATCGAATGACAAGTTCAATAACAAGTTATTATGACGAGCTTATTGTGATGATTTTTTGGGGTACGTCCGGAGTACTCCCCAAGAATTTTTGCTTATTAGCTTAGTCCAATTTCACATCCTTTATTGTAAATATACTATTGtagtgaaaacaaaaataacagtTGAAAAATATGGTCAATAATACTTGCTGGGACTATACAATTCAGAGACTttcttgagtgctttgaagtattcattttaaatgttttaacaattaaatctttgtttaaaaaaaaatcaagatctAAAAGTTAAAATACTCAGAAGACCGTGTAAACACCCATTTGTGTACAGTCTCCCGCAACAGCAACCCAAACCCAACGAGTTTCCGGCAAAATATTTTACATCACACGATTGAGGGAGGGGAGAGGTGATTTcatatttgaataaggatcttctttggattctttttatGAGGATCCCGGAAATTCTCAAATTGTATccgttcatcatatattgtgcgattaaaaatcattaaaaatatttttatttaaaattaaatataaatagtatctaataaaaactgatcgcacgatatatAATAAACAAAGACCATTGCAAAATCCCCTCTATCCTTGCAAAGAGAAATCCTGAGAGGACCctctttcttcatattttaCCACTGTCGGGCTCTTTTCTTTGAGACATCACTCACAAGAAGCAAACGATTGCTCTGCATTTCAGGTAAAAAATTTAAACCCACGCGCATCTCAGACACAGTGTATCAACATTCTAATACAGTAAATTATTGAAGCATTGAACTTTGaaaaatgcataaataaaaaacaaataaaaagtttCCCTGTTTTCCTTTGGGTAGGGTTGAAATAGCAACACTCAGGCTAAGCCCAAGGCTGGGGCTCAAGCCTACACATGTTGAGGAATGCTACGCTCGTTCGTCCACGCACGTATAGACATCGGTGAAATTGAATGTATTGTGAGTATGTGTAGACGATTGTGAGACGTTAATGCATTCCACAACCTATTGTCGTGGGAGTGTTCAAGCCCAAGGCTCCATGATCGAGTCTAAGCCCGCACGAGGTGTTTGAACCTCAAAACCTCATTCCGTGACACTATGATGCGTCAACAACTCAGGGTTGCTCTTACACGTGTGGACACTAGTGAGATTGATGCATAATGAGTTTGTGGTAGAAGATTGTGAGGCGTTAATGAATTTTGAGGTCTACAGTGCATAAAAAACTCAGAGTTTCTCAAACGTTCGTGAATAGAAATGAAAAGTTGATGCACTGTAGTATTCACAATGCATTATgagcatggtctaaaatatccataatatcccgatatttccatcgaaatttccgtgtttttggactaccgatatttttttggactaccgatatttccaatatcatcgatattttagaccttgctaagtcactcatgtatcttaccatgcaatgtataaagtgtaaaatattgtactaattcattatatataaatgattatggtgtgtttaaacttctttcattaattactacatattttctacactcacaatatttgccagctcactatataatcaacttaaataagttatatctatcatgcaatgcatttccttccaattttttgtgataaactaatagataattgactaaataaacatcctgcaaagtttcaataaaaatttccaagtttttcttacaatttccgtggtttttattcaattttatcgatatcgataatatcccgatatttccattgaaatttccatatttttagactaccgatatttccgatatcatcgatattttatacattGATTTGAGTACTACAATGCatcaaaaactcaaaatcaGTCACACGCTCATGGGTTTTTAAGCCCGGTGAAATTCAATTGATATAAAAGCGATCAAAAGGCAATAATGTCTTGGAATTTGGATACCCTTAACAAGCAAGGAAAGAAAGTACATTATCTCTTTGGAAAATTAGTGCCTATGGATTAGGTTGGTGACATGGTGTTATGGTTGCTAGTGGTAAAATCTACAGCTACAATAttccaatttcaccaaaaagGCCAGTCTTAGGGGCCCACATCAAAAGTGAAGGTGGAAATTGATTGGCCCAATGGGCCCTAGAAACCCAATCGACAATCTTAGTGCCACGACAAAAGCTAGGACCATAAAGCTAAACCGTAGGCCCTACTGATCGTAAGATGGTGAGTCACAGTAACTCAATCATTCCACGCGCCTTGTATCACTGCTAGCGTTAGGTGGAAACGATGAAACGAGATGGACGGCCGTGATTTCATGAGACGTGCGCCGTGCCTTCACACGCCCACGATTGGACTTGCGAGTTCACAAACGTCCCCTTCCTTCCCTCATCTCCTTCATTTCTCCAACGACCGAGTGAGTGAGACCTTCGTCCTCCCCAAAACTCACGTTTTCAGAAATTTCATTGCATTTCTCAGATCGGAGCTTTATGTGACGATCGGAGTTGTTGGGGTTTTCGAAAGATCGGAgtagtttttcttttgggtttcgTCTCTTTGGTAATTGCTCTGAACCCCCAAAAGATTTGAAATTTCTGATAACCCAAATTGTTATTTGTGTTTTCGTTGTggaattttcctttttctcattGTTTTTGAGGATTTGTTGTTAGAATTTGTATAAATGGCCGCCATTGCGTTGTGTATTAGTAGAAAAATGGGGTTTCAGATGCAAATGACGAGATGGGTATGTATGTTCTTGCAAGAAAAACTGGAACTTtttgttgaggaagaagattgaTACTGATTGAGAGATGggtttgcattttcatagtcAAATTTTTGTTAGAGACTGCTGGCTGAGATTACTGTCAGCTCAACATCTGTTTTTCTTATGATTTCTAGGCTTTTAGATTAAAAATTGTTAGCTTCAATTTCGGGGGTTTTCCATTTAACACTAACTCTGTCGAGTTTGGGGAATTTCTCAAATAATTAGTGTCCGTTGTGtaattggtttttcttttggccGATGGATTAATGCTACTATCACTTAGCTGCCCGTCTGCGTGTTTTCTTTCTTGTAATCATCCTATGTTTTCGGATGGAACTTTGCTTCTCTTTGTTCATGATCTTGTGGTCTTTTATCAGTTTCAGATGGATGCAGCCTCACAAAGCTTCTTGGAAGAGTTGCTTCAGTCCGCTGTCGACAATCATGAGGATAGTGGTGTGGTAAATGAACATTCTGGGCAGCCTGCAACGTGTGCGCTATGCCAAAGGGCTATTTCACCCGAGAATGAGGCGACTGGAGATGTTGAAATTATGTGTGGGGACTGTAAATTTCTGTACCTTGAAGATCTTGGTTCCCCTTCACATGATTCTTATCAGAGGACGCCACCTACAAGAAGAAGAGCTAGGACTGGGAGTTCCGAGTCACTTGAGAATACTTTTTCACAACAGTTCTCGCATATGATTAATCTGGTGCGGCAGAACCAATCCCCTGGCTCTGGGATTGAGGAACTACCTGTGGGTGGTGACTCTGCGACTAGGATACCGCTGCGCACAAGCAACCGTACTACACCAAGTGGGTCTAGAAGATGGCGGCGAGTGCTCTCTGATACTGAAAGTGAGGGTTACGAAAATGTGGATTCTTTCTATGGAGAAACTGAATCAAATCTCAGTTTTGGTCGGTACAGGGTATTTCATAGTGAGAGCGATGCAATTTCTTTAAGTGCATATGGAGGGGATTCTGATGCTTCTGTGGACCTACATGGTTTACTGGATACTGAAACGATTATTCCACCAGATGATGGAAGTGCTTATGATAGTGATACTGACATTGATCCAATGCATGCTGGTCTTAGCCAGTGGAACTCAGATGACACTGAGGACGATGATGATGAGGgggatgaagaagatgatgagtGGGAAGAAGCCGACGTTGAAGTAAACATGGTTGAATCTAGTGAAACCCCAGGTGGCCGGCTTCGTAATCTTTTAGTTTCGCGTCCAGGCAGAAGTAATGGACCATCCATTGGGCGCCACCACCATACATATTTTCCTGATTCTGAGGGTACGTTTCATTGGAGAATGAGGAGGAGGAGTCAAATATATACCCGTACCCTCTTTTCTAACGTGGACGAATCAGAGATGCTGCCTTATGATGGAAATTCTGGTGATTATCTTGATGCTGGAGGCTTTGAAGAATTGCTCGAGCATCTTGCTGAGGTTGATAGCTTAAGACGAGGAGCTCCTCCAGCTTCTGCGTCCTTTGTGAATAATCTGCCTCGTGTTGTCATTAGCAAGGAACATGACAAGCATGATGACTTAGCCTGTGCAATTTGCAAAGATGTATTGACAATTGGTACTGAAGTGAATAAGCTTCCCTGCTCTCACCTCTATCACTCTATGTGTATTTTTCCATGGTTGAGTACACGGAATACTTGTCCACTCTGTCGATATGAGCTACCGACTGATGACAGAGACTACGAAGAGGGGAAACGGAACGTTAATGCTAGAGCAGAGATCCACAATGTCCGGCAGCAGAATGCAAGTGTGGACAGTTCCTCCGGTGCTTTCAACAGAGCTTATGAAGATGAGGAGCATGAGCAGAGTGCAGCAAATAGGGAACCAACCACTAATGGCTCGAGAGGAGAAAATAGTCGGGGGAGATGGTTTCTTCTCGCAGCTGCTCCAATTGTCAGTCTTGTGGGTATTGTTCTTGTGCTGTGGTTAGGAAGTCCGCTGTTGGAAAGAAGAGGTCTGGCAGGAAACCAGAACTTCGCCAATCACGCCCGCCACCAGAGTCCTATCACCGGCGCCTCACCCAACCACAGGGAGAACAGAAGCCGGAGATGGTGGTCACTTTTCTGAGGAGGGTTCGTGAAATATTAGTAAATATCTATGCTAAGTTTGGTATTTCTGCTTTCCCGAGTCCCGACTATTGTCTATTTGCCTGTAGGCTGTAGCTGTCGTTCTGTTGCAGATCTTCAGTGAGTTTTTCGAATTGTTGTTGTGGAATCGTGTCAAAATTCGGTCACTTGTAAGTGTAGCTCAACCCCTTTTGTGACCAAATCCAAACGTGAGTTTGGTTTTCTTTGTAATAGCGGTTGAATTTCAAAATGCGAACAGCAAGGTTTCTTCTTTTCGATTCAACATTGAAAGAAGTATCATTAGACGAAGTTCCAGTTGGTTTTTTGACACCTGACTTACATTTAATATAGCTGCTAAAGGTCGCACATTGACCAAATTCTAGCTTTTAAGaagatttttgagaaaactttGTAGCTCAAGTAGTTAAGAAGATTTTTGAATAAATTTTAGCGGTATTCGATCTCCCCTCTCCACGTTGCTTGcttgaaatataaaaaaataaattcactTTGCAAGGCATCAAAGCATTCACCACTGTAATTGcttaagttttgaaaatttgaattcaatttgcttgaTCATAAGTAGTTGAATTACTTGAATATATTCAGGATTTTGATGCTCTCAATTCTCTGATATATGAGAATTGGAAGGTTGATAGGTAGGTTCCTTCCATTTACATcatttttcgaaaaaaaaaaaaaaaaccgaaactgaaaaaaattcgaaccgaaaaaaaatgaaccgaactgaaccgaaccgaaatttcgattcAGTTTCAATTTTAGCAAAAAACAGAACCGTTTTGATCTGAACCCAACCCTGGGACTAACAGTATCAGACTAAGAAGCTGGACtaacaataaattattattatattctCTACCCGATAATTTAGATTATAATGTCTCTTATACCAAAAAGTAACGTTGGTTTTTTATCCGTACTCTTTTTGCTAAGTTGCTTAATttgtaaaattttataaaaaaataattgctTCCACTTTACAACCAGTTCGGGGACTAAATTGCCCCCATTAATCCTTGGAAAAGTAAAAATACACAGGCCCCTGCTGAACGTAGACGACAGCGGCCCTTGACGGACTTGAAATATTAACGGACGCAAGGGCAGCTGTCATGACAAAATTCACGGCCGGGCGGGATGCTCCTTCCTCCGGCTCAGTTCACCGTGAAACAGGTCGACACCTTGCATTGTACACGAACGAACAATTTCCAAGTTTAACTATTAACATCGACTGCCGGAAAATCAATAGCTGAAGGTAGATAGGGGTGAGTGGCACAGCAACAACTTTTGCAAGTTTTTTTCAGAAGAGTATGTTGAGGTACAAGACGATCCAACCGGCCATGGAGAAGATGGCGAATATGTGCACCCAGAACAGGACGGCAGCTGCCTCTCTTCCACAGCCTCTTAAATTTGCAACAGCACCTGCGGACAAGGTTTGATGTGTTAATATGAAACTTTGATGTCGATTTGAAGCACAGTCGAGCTATCTATATAATTTAGGATTTGTTACCAGCGAGGACAGATGTAGGCATTGTGTGCTGGAGCAGCAGGACAAACCGGAACATCTGGTCATTGGGAGGGAGGAAGCCGAGCTTATCAGCTAACATTACAACGCCAAGTCCTACAGGGGGCACCAAGACTAATCGTGCGAATATAATTGCAGCAGTTGTTCGTAGACCAAGTTTGGAACTTCCCGGACCTGCAAATAACACAGAGATGTCATGATATATTCATCTAAATCCA harbors:
- the LOC126617798 gene encoding uncharacterized protein LOC126617798 isoform X1, which produces MSSRKLDKLKWKVEGHRRSPRLSALEACKADQLPRLVGATGPTATANAGSRICTQQRLKSQVGKDKGPAFWTRDRKKRKLRPVDEVAATAPSSPLDQGRVENGDGGHQTSTDQQVVQDKDSLKPGVHAASTDQPSTESAKWLPEKRILELILDKLQRKDTYEIFAEPVDPNEVEGYYEIIEEPMDFGTMRAKLHEGMYKNLEQFEHDAFLITENAMHFNSTATIYFRQARAIHELAKKVFHVLKTSPNNFELEFSETRQRSGRKAQGEAGRRSQVKIGCSSYIDAREHRVLSGNMQTRCTHDGRRSRSFEGDPRSTYRPWTSFLDEDESTSLTVISKLKQLELVTHQDIGYTESLMLYVKDLGPTAQKIARKKLLGCSEMHKSQAPLASTSSQLAPSPLSTVFTSPPSHNFQDKLNEHPLTTKITGKKGSLGDEMGIQGPTVGGKVQCNEIHLNSSSLKSHHAGLADNSCSVSGFKNTGNNSTPMILNQWKSVNQAQPLKQPSDYSSQSNFLDPRLRNDMGFASFSKTKNKLSSLHLRGDDDQTNSEATQASKPDQGRPMLAQQFTFDLPYLRAQLGRINSSGQDRLSLQKGSGAELMVFPAEIKLSERDEKSAALW
- the LOC126617798 gene encoding uncharacterized protein LOC126617798 isoform X3, producing MSSRKLDKLKWKVEGHRRSPRLSALEACKADQLPRLVGATGPTATANAGSRICTQQRLKSQVGKDKGPAFWTRDRKKRKLRPVDEVAATAPSSPLDQGRVENGDGGHQTSTDQQVVQDKDSLKPGVHAASTDQPSTESAKWLPEKRILELILDKLQRKDTYEIFAEPVDPNEVEGYYEIIEEPMDFGTMRAKLHEGMYKNLEQFEHDAFLITENAMHFNSTATIYFRQARAIHELAKKVFHVLKTSPNNFELEFSETRQRSGRKAQGEAGRRSQVKIGCSSYIDAREHRVLSGTHDGRRSRSFEGDPRSTYRPWTSFLDEDESTSLTVISKLKQLELVTHQDIGYTESLMLYVKDLGPTAQKIARKKLLGCSEMHKSQAPLASTSSQLAPSPLSTVFTSPPSHNFQDKLNEHPLTTKITGKKGSLGDEMGIQGPTVGGKVQCNEIHLNSSSLKSHHAGLADNSCSVSGFKNTGNNSTPMILNQWKSVNQAQPLKQPSDYSSQSNFLDPRLRNDMGFASFSKTKNKLSSLHLRGDDDQTNSEATQASKPDQGRPMLAQQFTFDLPYLRAQLGRINSSGQDRLSLQKGSGAELMVFPAEIKLSERDEKSAALW
- the LOC126617798 gene encoding uncharacterized protein LOC126617798 isoform X2; the protein is MSRKLDKLKWKVEGHRRSPRLSALEACKADQLPRLVGATGPTATANAGSRICTQQRLKSQVGKDKGPAFWTRDRKKRKLRPVDEVAATAPSSPLDQGRVENGDGGHQTSTDQQVVQDKDSLKPGVHAASTDQPSTESAKWLPEKRILELILDKLQRKDTYEIFAEPVDPNEVEGYYEIIEEPMDFGTMRAKLHEGMYKNLEQFEHDAFLITENAMHFNSTATIYFRQARAIHELAKKVFHVLKTSPNNFELEFSETRQRSGRKAQGEAGRRSQVKIGCSSYIDAREHRVLSGNMQTRCTHDGRRSRSFEGDPRSTYRPWTSFLDEDESTSLTVISKLKQLELVTHQDIGYTESLMLYVKDLGPTAQKIARKKLLGCSEMHKSQAPLASTSSQLAPSPLSTVFTSPPSHNFQDKLNEHPLTTKITGKKGSLGDEMGIQGPTVGGKVQCNEIHLNSSSLKSHHAGLADNSCSVSGFKNTGNNSTPMILNQWKSVNQAQPLKQPSDYSSQSNFLDPRLRNDMGFASFSKTKNKLSSLHLRGDDDQTNSEATQASKPDQGRPMLAQQFTFDLPYLRAQLGRINSSGQDRLSLQKGSGAELMVFPAEIKLSERDEKSAALW